A region of the Leucobacter komagatae genome:
GGTCACGCGAGCGAGGTGCTCGATGTTCACCTGGTGCACGATGCCGGTCCCCGGGGGGACGACCTTGAAGTCGTCGAACGCGCCCTGGCCCCAGCGGAGGAACTGGTAGCGCTCGCCGTTGCGCTCGTACTCCATGGCCACGTTCTTCGCGAACGCTTCCTTGTTGCCGTACGAGTCCGAGATGACCGAGTGGTCAATCACGAGCTCGGCGGGAGCGAGCGGGTTGATCTTGTCGGGGTTGCCACCGAGGTCGGTGACGGCCTCGCGCATGGTCGCGAGGTCGACGATGCAGGGAACGCCGGTGAAGTCCTGCATGATGACGCGAGCCGGGGTGAACTGGATTTCGGTGTCGGGCTCTGCCGACGGATCCCAACCACCGAGCGCCTCGATGTGCTTCGAGGTGACGTTCGCGCCGTCCTCGGTGCGGAGCAGGTTCTCGAGGAGAACCTTCAAGCTGTAAGGAAGTCGCGCGCTGCCGGCGACCTCAGAAATCTTAAAGATTTCGTAGTTCTTGTCTCCGACGGCAAGCGTGTCGCGTGCGCCGAAGCTGTTGATCGATGCCATGAGGTTCCTCCAAAGTCTCTCGATGTCAAGATAAATCCTACACCCTCACGGCGACCTCCGCTGTCACTCCGACGGGGTGTTCTCCCCCGAGATTACGCCCTTTTCGCCGCTCGAATCATCTGATGAAGATTGGAGGCGCTGCACGACGAACCACGTTACGACGATGATGACGGCAAACAGCGGCACCCCCATCACGATTCTCGCGACGCCGAGGGCCTCGACACGCTCTGCGAGGTACATCGGCAGTTGCACTGCGAGGCGCGCAACGAAGAGCGCAAGCCACATCACGGTGAGCCAGAGGGCGGTTCGGCGAACTTTGGGTGTCCGCCGCCACCCGCGCATGTCGCCGTCGAGCATGCCGATAAGCAGCCCGACCGCGGGCCACCCCACCAGAATCGAAATGAGCAGCCCGGCCGCCCACACCGTATTCACGATGAAGCCCGAAAGGAAGTAGTCGACGCCGCGCCCCGTGATGAGGGTGATGATGACAGCAACGCCAACGCCGAGCACGCCCGACAGTGCCGACACGATCGTTTCGCGCCGCACGAGCCGGGCAATCACCATGACGAGCGCGAGGCCGCCCGGAACGAGCGCGGAGAGCCGAGCATCCTTTGTCGCGACAAAGAGCACGACGAACAGCAGGCTTGGAACGATCGCTTCGACAACGCCACGCACGCCACCGATCGCATCAAGGACGCCGGCCGCGGTGAGATCCTCACCCGATCCGCCCGCGCGAACCGCGCGCGCAATGCCGCCATTCAGCGCCGGGAGCTTGGCGGCACCGCTTGCCTGCGGCGAGGGATCCTGCTCGGCCCCCTCTGCCTCGTGTGGCTCGCGCGGGGTCGCGGTCACTCGCCCGCCGGTCCGGTGGGCTGCGCGCCTGGCTGCACGCCGGCGGGCACCTTCAGCGGGAGAAGATCGCCGGGAGGCATCGGGAGGTCGCCGCGCACGACGACGATCTCGCGGAAGAGCTCGATGAGTTCCTCGCGCGCGGCCGCATCGACCGCCGCCTTGCCCATGAGGATCCCGCGCAGGATCCAGCGCGGCCCGTCGACGCCGATGAAGCGCGCTGCGCGGGTGCCGCCGCCCTGCTCGGCGGGTACCTGGGTTGCGGTGAGAAGCTCGGCGCCGAGCGCGCCGTCCTCTTCAACTACCTCAGCGCCCTGAGCTGCGAGCTGAGTGGTGAGGTCGCGCCGGATCTGGTGCCACATGCCGCTCGATTTCGGCGCCGAGAACGCCTGCACCTGGAGCAGCGATTCCGCGTACTCGAGGGAGACCGCGACGACGCGCTTCGCGCGCTCGTCAACCTCGAGGCGCATCTGGAGCCCCTCGCGTGGGGCGATCTTGATGCCGCCGAGATCGACGTAGGGGCGCATCGCGGGCACCTCCGAGAAGTCGAACGGGCCAGCCGTTGCGCGGTCTTCCGGCGCAGACTTGCTCGTATCGACCGCGTCGACAGCCTCAGCGGCGGCGTCGGCTTCGGTGGTGGTGGCCTCGGCCGACTCAGCGGCCTCGTTGGTTGCGTCTTCGTTCATTGTTTCAGTCTCCTCGTTCCTGGGCGGGGCTGCGGCGCGCGGTTAGGCGGCGCCACTCACGCCCGTTGATCCGAATCCGTTTGCACCGCGCACCGAGTCCGCGGGAAGCTCGTCGACCGGCTCGAAGATCGCGCGGGTCACCGGCATGACAATCACCTGGGCGATCCGGTCACCAACCGCGACATCGAAGCTCGCGCGCTGGTCGGTGTTGAGCAGCGTCACCTTAATCTCGCCGCGATAGCCAGCGTCGACGGTTCCCGGTGAGTTCACCACGGTGATCCCGTGCTTCGCAGCGAGGCCGCTACGCGGCACCACGAAGGCGGCGTACCCCTCCGGCAGGGCGATCGATACGCCCGTGCCAATGAGGGCACGCTCGCCGGGGGCAAGCGTCACTGCCTCAGCGGCGCACAGGTCTGCGCCGGCGTCGTCGGCGTGGGCATACAGCGGGGGTCGCTCCGCAACGATAGGAACGCGTACTACATCAGTCACGCCCACAGGCTATCGGATCGGCCGCAGAACGCGCGCGTCCCCCACGGAAACCCGCCACGGAGGTGGCGCTCAGCAAGCACGTCAGATTGGCGAGATAATGGGGCTATGACCGCAACTACTCCGGCAGCAACCTACCGCGAACGCCTTCTCCCGGGAATCGGGTTCTTTGGCGCCTGGCTGCTCCTCATCCCCGCGACGGCCCTCGTGATGACACCCATCAACAAGGGAGCTGCTATCCCCGTTGCCATCGGCCTGTACGTGCTCGTTGCGCTGATCTTCGTCGCGCTCAGCCCGGTCATCGCGGTCGAGAACGGTGAGCTGCGGGCGGGCCGTGCCACAATCCCGCTCAAGTTTGTGGGTGAGGTCACCCCCCTGGGGCAGGATGCGCTGAGAAACGTGATCGGCCCCGGCGCCGACGCGCGCAGCTACATGGTCGTCCGCGGCTGGATCCACCGGGGCGTGCAGGTCGAAATCACCGACGAGAGCGACCCGACCCCGTACTGGGTCATTACAAGCCGAAAGCCGCTAGCCCTCAAAGAGGCGCTAGCGGCTAGCAAGCAGAGCGCTTAGTCTCGGCGGGAGCTGGGCCCGAGCAGAGCGCTTAGGCGTCGCACTCCACGCAGATCGGGCCGAGGTCGATCTCGCGCGACAGCTGTGAGCGGTGACGAACGAGGAAGCAGTTCACGCAGGTGAACTCGTCCGCCTGCTGCGGCAGAACGACGACGTCAAGTTCAACATCGGAGAGGTCTGACCCGCCGAGATCGAAGCTGGGGTTGTCAGCGTCTTCCGAGTCGAGCGACGACGGCCCCTTGGAAGGCCCACGCTCCTTGAGCGCTTCAATCGACTCAGCGGTTTCGTCGTCGTTCT
Encoded here:
- a CDS encoding DUF3159 domain-containing protein — protein: MTATPREPHEAEGAEQDPSPQASGAAKLPALNGGIARAVRAGGSGEDLTAAGVLDAIGGVRGVVEAIVPSLLFVVLFVATKDARLSALVPGGLALVMVIARLVRRETIVSALSGVLGVGVAVIITLITGRGVDYFLSGFIVNTVWAAGLLISILVGWPAVGLLIGMLDGDMRGWRRTPKVRRTALWLTVMWLALFVARLAVQLPMYLAERVEALGVARIVMGVPLFAVIIVVTWFVVQRLQSSSDDSSGEKGVISGENTPSE
- a CDS encoding DUF3710 domain-containing protein, translating into MNEDATNEAAESAEATTTEADAAAEAVDAVDTSKSAPEDRATAGPFDFSEVPAMRPYVDLGGIKIAPREGLQMRLEVDERAKRVVAVSLEYAESLLQVQAFSAPKSSGMWHQIRRDLTTQLAAQGAEVVEEDGALGAELLTATQVPAEQGGGTRAARFIGVDGPRWILRGILMGKAAVDAAAREELIELFREIVVVRGDLPMPPGDLLPLKVPAGVQPGAQPTGPAGE
- the dut gene encoding dUTP diphosphatase, giving the protein MTDVVRVPIVAERPPLYAHADDAGADLCAAEAVTLAPGERALIGTGVSIALPEGYAAFVVPRSGLAAKHGITVVNSPGTVDAGYRGEIKVTLLNTDQRASFDVAVGDRIAQVIVMPVTRAIFEPVDELPADSVRGANGFGSTGVSGAA
- a CDS encoding DUF3093 domain-containing protein, which translates into the protein MTATTPAATYRERLLPGIGFFGAWLLLIPATALVMTPINKGAAIPVAIGLYVLVALIFVALSPVIAVENGELRAGRATIPLKFVGEVTPLGQDALRNVIGPGADARSYMVVRGWIHRGVQVEITDESDPTPYWVITSRKPLALKEALAASKQSA
- a CDS encoding DUF4193 domain-containing protein, which translates into the protein MATDYDAPRKNDDETAESIEALKERGPSKGPSSLDSEDADNPSFDLGGSDLSDVELDVVVLPQQADEFTCVNCFLVRHRSQLSREIDLGPICVECDA